The Megalops cyprinoides isolate fMegCyp1 chromosome 10, fMegCyp1.pri, whole genome shotgun sequence genome window below encodes:
- the them4 gene encoding acyl-coenzyme A thioesterase THEM4 isoform X1, translating to MLRHGLQMARGLCQLVSHKFSVGLHRNIMKHLLPINATGHAWSPLRNIRAVTQMAPWPFSSSQPRDYSLPNASWSAEMQRLYDHYSSMCEVEAEGGEKKKGAWRRLPSYNRTLKYATGGQCLSKMLQAKARLFTRNIEEQGAGFEYVVFINKEEKTCVCVFQAGHLLEGPPGHVHGGAIATIIDSVTGTHATYVSGPVMTANLTINYRSPVPLGSVVLVHSALEKVEGRKTFISCQVTSSDGTKLHTEATGLFVSINVSHLFGA from the exons ATGCTGCGACACGGTTTACAAATGGCGAGGGGACTTTGTCAATTAGTGAGTCATAAATTCTCAGTCGGTCTTCACAGAAACATCATGAAGCATCTGCTTCCAATCAATGCTACAGGACACGCTTGGTCCCCCCTCCGGAATATTCGGGCAGTTACG cagatggcgccatggcctttctcctcctcccagccgcGTGATTACAGTTTACCGAACGCCTCCTGGAGTGCAGAGATGCAAAGACTGTATGACCACTACAGCAGCATGTGTGAAGTGGAGGCCGAAGGtggtgagaaaaagaaaggagcCTGGAGAAGGCTTCCCAGCTACAACCGCACTCTCAAGTATGCTACAG GGGGGCAGTGCCTGAGTAAGATGCTGCAGGCCAAGGCCCGCCTCTTCACCCGAAATATAGAAGAGCAGGGAGCCGGGTTCGAGTATGTGGTCTTCATCAATAAGGAGGAGAAGACCTGCGTTTGTGTATTCCAGGCTGGGCATCTGTTGGAGGGTCCTCCAGG GCACGTCCATGGAGGAGCGATAGCCACCATCATCGACTCTGTGACGGGCACTCACGCCACTTACGTTTCTGGACCCGTCATGACTGCCAACCTCACCATCAATTACCGCAG CCCTGTCCCTCTAGGCAGCGTGGTCTTGGTTCATTCTGCACTGGAGAAAGTGGAGGGACGGAAGACCTTCATTTCCTGTCAGGTGACCAGTTCAGATGGCACTAAGCTGCATACAGAGGCCACAG GCTTGTTTGTGTCAATCAATGTGTCCCACCTGTTTGGGGCCTGA
- the them4 gene encoding acyl-coenzyme A thioesterase THEM4 isoform X2, which produces MLRHGLQMARGLCQLVSHKFSVGLHRNIMKHLLPINATGHAWSPLRNIRAVTMAPWPFSSSQPRDYSLPNASWSAEMQRLYDHYSSMCEVEAEGGEKKKGAWRRLPSYNRTLKYATGGQCLSKMLQAKARLFTRNIEEQGAGFEYVVFINKEEKTCVCVFQAGHLLEGPPGHVHGGAIATIIDSVTGTHATYVSGPVMTANLTINYRSPVPLGSVVLVHSALEKVEGRKTFISCQVTSSDGTKLHTEATGLFVSINVSHLFGA; this is translated from the exons ATGCTGCGACACGGTTTACAAATGGCGAGGGGACTTTGTCAATTAGTGAGTCATAAATTCTCAGTCGGTCTTCACAGAAACATCATGAAGCATCTGCTTCCAATCAATGCTACAGGACACGCTTGGTCCCCCCTCCGGAATATTCGGGCAGTTACG atggcgccatggcctttctcctcctcccagccgcGTGATTACAGTTTACCGAACGCCTCCTGGAGTGCAGAGATGCAAAGACTGTATGACCACTACAGCAGCATGTGTGAAGTGGAGGCCGAAGGtggtgagaaaaagaaaggagcCTGGAGAAGGCTTCCCAGCTACAACCGCACTCTCAAGTATGCTACAG GGGGGCAGTGCCTGAGTAAGATGCTGCAGGCCAAGGCCCGCCTCTTCACCCGAAATATAGAAGAGCAGGGAGCCGGGTTCGAGTATGTGGTCTTCATCAATAAGGAGGAGAAGACCTGCGTTTGTGTATTCCAGGCTGGGCATCTGTTGGAGGGTCCTCCAGG GCACGTCCATGGAGGAGCGATAGCCACCATCATCGACTCTGTGACGGGCACTCACGCCACTTACGTTTCTGGACCCGTCATGACTGCCAACCTCACCATCAATTACCGCAG CCCTGTCCCTCTAGGCAGCGTGGTCTTGGTTCATTCTGCACTGGAGAAAGTGGAGGGACGGAAGACCTTCATTTCCTGTCAGGTGACCAGTTCAGATGGCACTAAGCTGCATACAGAGGCCACAG GCTTGTTTGTGTCAATCAATGTGTCCCACCTGTTTGGGGCCTGA